From the Diospyros lotus cultivar Yz01 chromosome 13, ASM1463336v1, whole genome shotgun sequence genome, one window contains:
- the LOC127788651 gene encoding protein BIC1-like — translation MTLQGCVEPKGIHPESLCDQTGPQSPSSEPHRPGTDRKAALKRAPAAQPEAAPSTTGDGGAVVEVNGRERLKRHRVEVAGRVWIPDIWGQEELLKDWIDCTVFDASLVSSSILSARSALVQERGIRRATPSRLRIENRC, via the coding sequence ATGACACTTCAGGGCTGTGTTGAGCCGAAGGGAATTCACCCAGAGAGCCTCTGTGATCAAACTGGGCCTCAAAGCCCATCTTCCGAACCTCACCGGCCGGGTACCGACCGAAAAGCTGCCTTGAAAAGGGCTCCGGCAGCTCAACCGGAGGCCGCTCCGAGCACCACCGGGGACGGTGGAGCAGTGGTGGAGGTGAATGGGAGGGAGAGGCTGAAGAGGCACCGGGTGGAGGTGGCCGGCCGGGTCTGGATTCCGGATATATGGGGCCAGGAAGAGCTGCTCAAGGACTGGATAGATTGCACCGTGTTTGATGCTTCATTAGTGAGCAGTAGCATATTGTCAGCTCGTTCTGCTTTGGTCCAAGAGAGAGGAATAAGAAGAGCCACTCCCAGTCGACTACGGATAGAGAACAGGTGTTAG